AAGGGCTGGCTCGCAGCCGATATTGAAGGGTTTCAACCGGTTTTCTACCGGCGTGGTTGCCGCAGCGGCAACCCGAATCTCCTGAATGATTGCAATCTCTCTGGTGTGACACCAAATCTCTGGCGACGGCGTACTTTTGCGCCCGCTGTATTGGAGTGAACGATGGCTTGGAACGAACCGGGTGGCGGCAAACGCGACCCTTGGAAAAGCAACAACAAGCCGCCGGATCTCGACGCGCTGTTGAAACGCCTGCAGGCGGCAGTCGGCCAGATTTTCGGCGGTCGCGGCACGGGTTCCGGCGGATCGGGTTCGAGCCTCGGCATCATCAGCCTCGTCATTGGTGTTGTGGTGGCTTGGTGTGTGTTCGACAGTTGGACTGTGGTCGATGCACGCCAGATTGGCGTCGTGCTGCGCTTCGGCCAGTTCGAGCGCGTGATGCACGAAGGCTTCAACCTCAAGTTGCCGCGCCCGATCGAGCAAGTCACCAAGGTCGAAGCGACGAAGGTGCGCTCGGTCGAGGATCAGGTGCGCATGCTGACGCAGGATGAAAATATCATCCAGATCGATTTTAACGTGCAGTACCAGATCGCCGACGCGAAGCATTTTTTGTACAGCATTCGTGATCCTGACGATACCTTGAAGCAGGCTGCGGAAAGCGCAGTGCGCCAGGTTATTGGCGGCAGCGACATGGATACGGCGTTGTCCGGACAGGGTTCCGAACTCGTCAGCGAAACTAAGAAAGTGCTGCAGCAGACACTTGATGGCTATGACTCGGGCATCCAGGTGACTGACGTCAATTTCAAGATGGTATCGCCGCCGAGCGAGGTGCAAAAATCCTTCGATGACGTCAACAGCGCGCGCGAAGACAAGCAGCGCATCGAAAATCAGGCGCAGGCGTATTCCAACAAGGTCGTGCCCGAAGCGCGCGGCGAAGCCACGCGTATCAAGACCGAAGCCGAAGGTTACAAGGCCGAACGCATTGCGCGTGCCGAAGGCGATGCGCAACGATTTAGCCTTCTATACGGCCAATACAAGGCCGCACCCGAAGTCACACGCAAGCGTCTGTATCTCGAAACCTTGCAGCAGGTCCTCAGCAGCAGCGTCAAGGTGGTCGACATGACCAATGGCAAGAATCTGATTTATTTGCCGCTCGACAAACTCAAGGGCGGCGGCGATGGCGCACCAGTCGATGCCGCCCTTGCACCCGTGCTCGGCACCGTCAGCGCGACGCCGCA
The sequence above is drawn from the Pseudolysobacter antarcticus genome and encodes:
- the hflK gene encoding FtsH protease activity modulator HflK, giving the protein MAWNEPGGGKRDPWKSNNKPPDLDALLKRLQAAVGQIFGGRGTGSGGSGSSLGIISLVIGVVVAWCVFDSWTVVDARQIGVVLRFGQFERVMHEGFNLKLPRPIEQVTKVEATKVRSVEDQVRMLTQDENIIQIDFNVQYQIADAKHFLYSIRDPDDTLKQAAESAVRQVIGGSDMDTALSGQGSELVSETKKVLQQTLDGYDSGIQVTDVNFKMVSPPSEVQKSFDDVNSAREDKQRIENQAQAYSNKVVPEARGEATRIKTEAEGYKAERIARAEGDAQRFSLLYGQYKAAPEVTRKRLYLETLQQVLSSSVKVVDMTNGKNLIYLPLDKLKGGGDGAPVDAALAPVLGTVSATPHGGQQ